In the genome of Myxococcus stipitatus, one region contains:
- a CDS encoding SycD/LcrH family type III secretion system chaperone, protein MPEDPQDEAQLQARLQRWADGKATLRDVRGYSNDELYAIAKTAYFFFYQGRINEARTLFQGLYAVSPTDGYFAKALGVVEMAAGNGQGALAAFDVAAKLSPQDPSVYVGRAEVRLALGQKTQAMDDLRRAAAMTPADDPVIRKAGAMLTALSRR, encoded by the coding sequence ATGCCGGAGGACCCTCAGGACGAGGCCCAGTTGCAGGCCCGGCTCCAGCGCTGGGCGGATGGAAAGGCCACCCTGCGAGACGTGCGGGGCTATTCCAACGATGAGCTCTACGCCATCGCCAAGACGGCCTACTTCTTCTTCTACCAGGGCCGCATCAACGAGGCCCGCACGCTCTTCCAGGGCCTGTATGCCGTCAGCCCCACCGACGGCTATTTCGCCAAGGCCCTGGGCGTCGTGGAGATGGCGGCAGGCAACGGCCAGGGCGCCCTGGCCGCCTTCGATGTCGCCGCCAAGCTGTCTCCGCAGGACCCGTCCGTCTACGTCGGGCGCGCGGAGGTCCGGTTGGCCCTGGGACAGAAGACCCAGGCCATGGACGACCTGCGACGCGCCGCGGCGATGACCCCGGCGGATGACCCCGTGATTCGCAAGGCGGGTGCGATGCTCACGGCGCTTTCCCGCCGTTGA
- a CDS encoding tetratricopeptide repeat protein has protein sequence MRLARLASALSWVCALPLAACLTTPPPHERALINNELCVQELQNQDLVRAEVYCDLGLEFSPQYADLWANKGLIARYAGRTDDAKKYFIKALRFNQEHLQAYQNLGQLYNDEGAFGKAHDNFRRALKVNPDNIDTRYNLAYTLMKMGKFVEAKKELRTILAVNPNLAQAHHTLGIIAYGEEQYEEAAEHMAQATALDPNFGDAWHDYGTTLMELGRFADAREAFGNCLQINPKATSCTNNLALAQRKAALTDKAFKEIKDTQQAENSAPALFMLARQFREKGLLAEEEATYRKCVKLDGKFAPCHYGLFELYQEANKHEHAGVACKNFLKYATSEEFPTEYQSCEKYMSNATF, from the coding sequence ATGCGTCTTGCTCGTCTTGCCTCCGCGCTTTCCTGGGTGTGCGCGCTTCCGCTCGCCGCCTGCCTGACCACGCCGCCGCCCCATGAGCGCGCGCTCATCAACAATGAGCTGTGCGTGCAGGAGCTCCAGAACCAGGACCTGGTCCGCGCGGAAGTCTATTGCGACCTGGGCCTGGAGTTCTCCCCTCAGTACGCGGACTTGTGGGCCAACAAGGGCCTCATCGCCCGGTACGCGGGGCGGACCGACGACGCGAAGAAGTATTTCATCAAGGCCCTGCGCTTCAACCAGGAGCACCTGCAGGCCTATCAGAACCTGGGCCAGCTCTATAACGACGAGGGCGCCTTCGGTAAGGCCCACGACAACTTCCGCCGCGCCCTCAAGGTGAACCCGGACAACATCGATACGCGCTACAACCTCGCGTACACCTTGATGAAGATGGGCAAGTTCGTGGAGGCCAAGAAGGAGCTGCGCACCATCCTCGCCGTCAACCCGAACCTGGCGCAGGCCCACCACACCCTGGGCATCATCGCCTACGGGGAGGAGCAGTACGAGGAAGCCGCCGAGCACATGGCGCAGGCCACGGCCCTGGACCCGAACTTCGGCGACGCCTGGCACGACTACGGCACCACGCTGATGGAGCTGGGCCGGTTCGCCGATGCCCGCGAGGCCTTTGGCAACTGCCTGCAGATCAACCCCAAGGCGACCAGCTGCACCAACAACCTCGCCCTGGCCCAGCGCAAGGCCGCCCTCACCGACAAGGCCTTCAAGGAGATCAAGGACACCCAGCAGGCGGAAAACTCCGCCCCGGCGCTCTTCATGCTGGCCCGCCAGTTCCGCGAAAAAGGGCTTCTGGCCGAGGAGGAGGCGACTTACAGGAAGTGCGTCAAGCTGGATGGCAAGTTCGCCCCCTGCCACTACGGCCTCTTCGAGCTCTACCAGGAGGCCAACAAACACGAGCACGCGGGGGTGGCCTGCAAGAACTTCTTGAAGTATGCGACCTCGGAAGAGTTCCCCACCGAGTACCAGTCGTGCGAGAAGTACATGAGCAACGCGACGTTCTGA
- a CDS encoding tetratricopeptide repeat protein — MTTTQAKAPVSDNDGKPLSGPELLERATQGFDLFQDGRFQESLAIFEQLASMDASEAYFQTALGACHLALESLDQAEAHFNRAIELDPTDLTPFVNRGEVHLRQGKVMEAARDFNHAVSLDPEGKDPLSARARMLAAAALESVEEAQGASEHDSGSHKR, encoded by the coding sequence ATGACGACGACCCAAGCCAAGGCGCCGGTCTCCGACAATGATGGGAAGCCGCTGTCTGGTCCGGAGCTGTTGGAGCGGGCCACACAAGGCTTCGACCTGTTTCAAGACGGCCGCTTCCAGGAGTCGCTGGCCATCTTCGAGCAGCTGGCCTCCATGGATGCGTCCGAGGCGTACTTCCAGACGGCGCTCGGTGCATGCCATCTGGCGCTCGAGAGCCTGGACCAGGCCGAGGCCCACTTCAATCGGGCCATCGAGCTGGACCCCACGGACCTGACGCCGTTCGTCAACCGGGGAGAGGTCCACCTGCGCCAGGGCAAGGTGATGGAGGCCGCCCGGGACTTCAACCACGCGGTGTCCTTGGACCCCGAGGGGAAGGACCCGTTGAGCGCGCGGGCGAGGATGCTCGCCGCCGCGGCCCTGGAGAGCGTGGAGGAGGCCCAGGGGGCTTCCGAGCACGACTCCGGCTCCCACAAGCGTTAG
- a CDS encoding EscU/YscU/HrcU family type III secretion system export apparatus switch protein encodes MSDDAEIAIALKYDKEKDSAPRVVAKGLRLKAEKIRAIAKEHNIPIMRNVPLANALYRVEVGQEVPEELYDAVAEVLNFIYELQREQAAAGGR; translated from the coding sequence ATGAGTGACGACGCCGAAATCGCCATCGCGCTGAAGTACGACAAGGAGAAGGACAGCGCCCCGCGCGTGGTGGCCAAGGGACTGCGGCTCAAGGCGGAGAAGATTCGCGCCATCGCCAAGGAGCACAACATCCCCATCATGCGCAACGTGCCCCTGGCCAACGCGCTGTACCGGGTGGAGGTGGGGCAGGAAGTGCCCGAGGAGCTCTACGACGCGGTGGCCGAGGTCCTCAACTTCATCTACGAGCTCCAGCGCGAGCAGGCGGCCGCCGGCGGCCGGTAG
- a CDS encoding outer membrane beta-barrel protein has product MRTLLCTLTFALALLGAAPAQAQFANRSLGLSLGYMDFNNTNGLDNAFFVGIDASLYIENGFEVVSYSKIAFPRDNTSNEKKRVVGLAPSLGLRYLLMEESIRPYVGADLSYLIVFKSATSNFVGIGPNAGLDFFLSDSVSAGLRAQYNIYIALNEKTQNSVTVSAGMAAYF; this is encoded by the coding sequence ATGCGTACCCTGCTCTGCACCCTCACGTTCGCCCTGGCTTTGCTCGGGGCGGCTCCGGCCCAAGCCCAGTTTGCCAATCGCAGCCTTGGATTGTCGCTGGGCTACATGGACTTCAACAACACCAATGGGTTGGACAACGCGTTCTTCGTGGGCATCGATGCCAGCCTCTACATCGAGAACGGCTTCGAGGTGGTGTCCTACTCGAAGATTGCATTCCCCCGCGACAACACGAGCAACGAGAAGAAGCGCGTCGTCGGCCTGGCCCCGTCGCTGGGCCTGCGCTACCTGCTGATGGAGGAGTCCATCCGGCCCTATGTCGGCGCGGACCTCAGCTACCTCATCGTGTTCAAGTCGGCCACGAGCAACTTCGTGGGCATCGGTCCCAACGCGGGCCTGGACTTCTTCCTGTCCGACTCCGTGAGCGCGGGCCTCCGGGCGCAGTACAACATCTACATCGCGCTGAACGAGAAGACGCAGAACTCGGTGACGGTGTCGGCGGGAATGGCGGCCTACTTCTAG
- a CDS encoding FHA domain-containing protein — translation MSVRLTVTQRSEAGAQGTEIVLDDAVITLGRDKACQVVLAQQAVSRNHARICQEGHNFFLEDLGSAYGTQLNGKALPKGEKRALRNGDVIAIAQYDVRFDRVLELNGDATSEKTSFIARGNLKDVMRGLSGAEERYLRIMNGPREGERIEIGDAQEIVIGRDEKEADLVIKDDLTSRKHAKIRRDWSGTHVEDLGSRNGIKVNKKRVNRKALKDNDEVEVGGTRFLYVDPAEPAEEPVQLAPELKKSPPPSPPRPAPVRKEAKPEPEPELEPEPAPPEPEPAPAETSSESSSSEEPDSSASEEPVQPSAETSVPDEAAPSGAMAMLKDKQKLVPLVVMGVVGLMFLVLLIAVVAGA, via the coding sequence ATGAGCGTCCGTCTCACCGTCACCCAGCGCAGCGAGGCCGGTGCCCAAGGCACCGAGATCGTCCTCGACGACGCGGTCATCACCCTGGGCCGGGACAAGGCCTGCCAGGTCGTGTTGGCCCAGCAGGCCGTGTCGCGCAACCACGCGCGCATCTGCCAGGAGGGCCACAACTTCTTCCTGGAGGACCTGGGGAGCGCCTACGGCACCCAGCTCAACGGGAAGGCCCTGCCCAAGGGTGAGAAGCGCGCCCTGCGCAACGGCGACGTCATCGCCATCGCCCAGTACGACGTGCGGTTCGACCGGGTACTGGAGCTCAACGGCGACGCCACCTCGGAGAAGACGTCCTTCATTGCCCGCGGCAACCTGAAGGACGTCATGCGCGGGCTGTCCGGCGCGGAGGAGCGCTACCTCCGCATCATGAACGGCCCCCGAGAGGGCGAGCGCATCGAGATCGGGGACGCGCAGGAAATCGTCATCGGCCGGGACGAGAAGGAAGCCGACCTCGTCATCAAGGACGACCTCACCTCCCGCAAGCACGCCAAGATTCGCCGCGACTGGTCCGGGACCCACGTGGAGGACCTGGGCAGCCGCAACGGCATCAAGGTCAACAAGAAGCGGGTGAACCGCAAGGCGCTCAAGGACAACGACGAGGTGGAGGTGGGCGGCACCCGCTTCCTCTACGTCGACCCCGCCGAGCCGGCCGAGGAGCCCGTCCAGCTCGCCCCCGAGCTCAAGAAGAGCCCTCCGCCCTCCCCTCCGCGCCCTGCCCCGGTCCGCAAGGAAGCCAAGCCCGAGCCGGAGCCAGAACTCGAGCCGGAGCCCGCGCCTCCCGAGCCGGAGCCCGCTCCCGCCGAGACCTCGTCCGAGTCCTCCTCTTCCGAGGAGCCGGATTCGTCCGCCTCCGAGGAGCCGGTGCAGCCCTCCGCGGAGACCTCCGTCCCGGACGAAGCCGCTCCGAGCGGAGCCATGGCCATGCTCAAGGACAAGCAGAAGCTTGTCCCGCTCGTTGTCATGGGCGTGGTCGGCTTGATGTTCCTGGTGCTGCTCATCGCCGTGGTCGCCGGCGCCTGA
- a CDS encoding cyclic nucleotide-binding domain-containing protein — protein sequence MSPSDSSSWNRRLWPAAAFQFALIAGVTQLKSAANALVLSRFESQAMPYLYLLGALITAALTLLPRSKPNSPLESPGVLTGVGGVLTLGFALALWAGYRTPALGLYLFVDTFSTFVSFRFWARMSAAFDAREARKAFTALNGFAMGGGMVGGLLVQRLAERLGTPAMVVSGALGLLAAGAIFHHLYRGEPPPSPPQGRSAPASFMAFSYLATSPYAQVLAALGISFAVLSAFVDYLFRLRLEGTMSEDAMAALFGSLQLYIGLFCVAFQLLLTQRLLKRLGLLGYVALVPLVIVPLAAASLITPSLWPLHLLRLLETAVNYSILPVGIQLLYAAVPDGQREGLRAAVDGLLRKGGVVVAGLLLIGAGRAATGETMALAVVGMCAALVGLLVRLKPAYVAALGEQVGAHEEEAVALEGEEEQRLLAEALSAPVPERVLRAVDLMEQAQVSLRPHLPALLRHPHERVLERGVALALELDARELAPVLERLVEEGPRRPRDQAVWALARLSPERAERLLPALLNHPDVGLRCAAIGALVKSTGSAAALASLEELLARGEGAPVMERREVAKLLGRLQDSRFTGPLARYLDDSDGTVRRVALAAVGEGGYVDLAPRLLPFLTWREERKTTREALVALGDAVTPLVEEQLNNRRAPLAMRLQLPRVLRGIGTPAALDALLFSNVRDDASLHFRIGAQLSRLRDEHPEHPVDVDRVRDALNRRREVYRSLVGAYRDVRAALGDGSLLTRAVGDRLDQALELSFFLLGLLDSSQRMRGIHYNLVGQDARRRALALELLDNLLSEEDRELVMEQVEAHHRELPPGASGRLWRRLAALVQSEDVVLRACARHVARVNGLDVLPQEGELSDRIVQRMFALEGVSVFSQSDVDDIAAIAAVAREGFFRAGERIYAQGDPGDALYVIVDGAIDAFHDGEHVLRFQGKQAFGEVSLLDGAPRPTDMVAAVDTRVLIIDRRDFLDLLADRPELLTGFFRAVSLQLQALIALPDSRETGERLEMTAPQPPVAPPLPTGPVPDAPEPTTSQRRTRGGDA from the coding sequence GTGTCCCCCTCCGACTCCTCATCCTGGAACCGCCGACTGTGGCCGGCGGCTGCCTTTCAGTTCGCGCTCATCGCGGGTGTGACGCAACTGAAGTCGGCGGCCAACGCGCTGGTGCTGTCGCGCTTCGAGTCGCAGGCGATGCCCTACCTGTACCTCCTGGGGGCCCTCATCACCGCGGCGCTCACGCTGTTGCCGCGCTCCAAGCCGAACTCTCCGCTGGAGTCGCCGGGAGTCCTGACGGGTGTGGGTGGGGTGCTGACGTTGGGGTTCGCGTTGGCGCTGTGGGCGGGCTACCGCACGCCGGCGTTGGGCCTGTACCTGTTCGTCGACACCTTCTCCACGTTCGTGTCCTTCCGGTTCTGGGCGCGGATGTCCGCGGCCTTCGATGCGCGGGAGGCGCGCAAGGCGTTCACGGCCCTCAATGGCTTCGCCATGGGCGGCGGCATGGTGGGCGGGTTGCTCGTGCAGCGGTTGGCCGAGCGGCTCGGGACTCCCGCCATGGTGGTCAGCGGCGCGCTGGGGTTGTTGGCCGCGGGCGCCATCTTCCATCACCTCTACCGAGGAGAGCCGCCTCCCTCCCCGCCCCAGGGGCGCTCCGCGCCCGCGTCGTTCATGGCGTTCAGCTACCTGGCGACCAGCCCCTATGCGCAGGTGCTCGCGGCGCTGGGCATCTCCTTCGCGGTGCTGTCGGCGTTTGTGGACTACCTGTTCCGCCTGCGCCTGGAAGGCACGATGAGCGAGGACGCGATGGCCGCGCTCTTCGGCTCGCTCCAGCTCTACATCGGCCTGTTCTGCGTGGCGTTCCAGCTGCTGCTGACCCAGCGGCTGCTCAAGCGACTGGGGCTGCTGGGCTATGTGGCGCTGGTGCCCCTGGTCATCGTGCCGTTGGCGGCCGCGTCGCTCATCACGCCCAGCCTGTGGCCCCTGCATCTGCTGCGGTTGCTGGAGACCGCGGTGAACTACTCCATCCTTCCGGTGGGCATCCAGCTGCTCTACGCGGCGGTGCCGGACGGACAGCGCGAGGGCTTGCGCGCCGCGGTGGATGGCCTGCTCCGCAAGGGCGGGGTGGTGGTCGCGGGTCTGCTGCTCATCGGCGCCGGTCGTGCCGCCACGGGCGAGACGATGGCGCTGGCGGTGGTGGGCATGTGCGCGGCACTGGTGGGGCTGCTCGTGCGGCTCAAGCCCGCCTACGTGGCCGCGCTGGGCGAGCAGGTGGGCGCGCACGAAGAGGAGGCGGTGGCGCTGGAGGGTGAGGAGGAGCAACGCCTGCTGGCGGAGGCCCTCTCCGCGCCCGTGCCGGAGCGGGTGCTGCGCGCGGTGGACTTGATGGAGCAGGCCCAGGTGTCGCTGCGGCCGCACCTGCCCGCGCTGCTGCGCCACCCGCATGAGCGTGTGCTGGAGCGCGGTGTCGCGCTCGCGTTGGAGCTGGATGCTCGGGAGCTGGCGCCGGTGCTGGAGCGGCTGGTGGAGGAAGGGCCTCGGCGTCCTCGGGACCAGGCGGTCTGGGCGCTGGCGCGGCTGTCTCCGGAGCGGGCCGAGCGGCTCCTGCCGGCGCTCCTCAACCATCCGGATGTGGGGCTTCGGTGCGCGGCCATCGGCGCGCTGGTGAAGTCGACGGGCAGCGCGGCGGCGCTGGCTTCTCTCGAGGAGCTGCTCGCGCGCGGGGAAGGTGCCCCCGTGATGGAGCGGCGTGAGGTGGCGAAGCTCCTGGGGCGGCTTCAGGACTCGCGTTTCACCGGGCCTCTGGCTCGCTATCTCGATGACAGCGACGGAACGGTGCGGCGTGTGGCGCTGGCCGCGGTGGGGGAGGGCGGTTACGTGGACCTGGCTCCGCGTCTGTTGCCGTTCCTCACCTGGCGCGAGGAGCGCAAGACGACGCGCGAGGCGCTGGTGGCGCTGGGCGACGCGGTGACGCCGCTGGTGGAGGAGCAGCTCAACAACCGGAGGGCTCCGCTCGCGATGCGGCTGCAGCTGCCTCGGGTGCTGCGCGGGATTGGGACTCCGGCGGCGCTGGATGCGCTGCTGTTCTCGAATGTGCGGGATGATGCGTCGCTGCACTTCCGCATCGGTGCCCAGCTCTCACGGCTTCGCGATGAGCACCCCGAGCACCCGGTGGATGTGGACCGGGTGCGGGATGCGCTGAATCGCAGGCGCGAGGTCTACCGCTCGTTGGTGGGGGCCTATCGCGACGTCCGGGCGGCGCTGGGGGATGGCTCGCTGCTCACTCGCGCGGTGGGCGACCGGCTGGACCAGGCGCTCGAGTTGTCGTTCTTCCTGCTCGGGTTGCTGGACTCGTCGCAGCGCATGCGCGGCATCCACTACAACCTGGTGGGACAGGATGCTCGGCGTCGGGCGTTGGCGCTGGAGTTGTTGGACAACCTGCTCTCGGAAGAGGACCGGGAGCTGGTGATGGAGCAGGTGGAGGCGCATCACCGGGAGCTGCCGCCGGGAGCCTCGGGGCGGCTGTGGCGCAGGTTGGCTGCGCTGGTGCAAAGCGAGGACGTGGTGCTGCGCGCGTGTGCTCGCCATGTCGCTCGGGTGAACGGGCTGGATGTGCTCCCGCAGGAGGGTGAGTTGAGCGACCGCATTGTCCAACGGATGTTCGCCTTGGAGGGCGTGAGCGTCTTCTCCCAGAGCGACGTGGATGACATCGCGGCCATCGCCGCGGTGGCGCGCGAGGGCTTCTTCCGGGCAGGTGAGCGCATCTATGCCCAGGGCGACCCGGGCGATGCGCTCTACGTCATCGTCGATGGTGCCATCGACGCGTTCCACGACGGCGAGCACGTGCTGCGCTTCCAGGGCAAGCAGGCCTTCGGTGAGGTGAGCTTGCTCGATGGGGCTCCGCGTCCCACGGACATGGTGGCCGCGGTGGATACGCGCGTGCTCATCATCGACCGGCGCGACTTCCTGGACCTCCTGGCCGACAGACCCGAGCTGCTCACGGGCTTCTTCCGCGCGGTGAGCCTCCAGCTCCAGGCGCTCATCGCGCTGCCCGACTCGCGCGAGACGGGGGAGCGGCTCGAGATGACGGCGCCGCAGCCTCCCGTTGCGCCTCCTCTCCCCACGGGGCCGGTTCCCGATGCTCCCGAACCGACGACGTCGCAGCGGCGTACTCGCGGCGGAGATGCCTGA
- the sctV gene encoding type III secretion system export apparatus subunit SctV, with protein sequence MSASNPNSFLSKYSDIVLAIVVVAIVGMMIVPLPTLLLDVLLTLNISISVVLLLVSLYVPAALHLSTFPTVLLITTMFRLSLTISTTRLILLTGDPGEVVIAFGNFVVQGNFVVGAILFIILVIVNFIVISKGSERVAEVAARFTLDAMPGKQMSIDADLRAGTIDQDQGKKRRRDLERESQLFGAMDGAMKFVKGDAIASIIITVVNIVGGLIIGVTQKGMSAGDAAQKYTLLTIGDGLVGMIPAILVSTCAGIIVTRVGGEEEGAHLGKDVGTQLTAYPKAIAIAAGMLIVLGLVPGLPKIPFFLLGAGAGFGAWSMLKKKKDEQMVEEAGPSMITDLGTPLSSEPAPKEPINPDSELFIPVVTPIVLEVSDALVPYVDSRQDNGKFLFELIPFMRDGLFVELGVRFPGVRARGNASLPPGSYQIQINEVPVVTGQATLGHVLVNDTVERLRLMNIQGFEAVNPATRQPAAWVPEQHRETLEAAGLTTWDVPGYIILHVAAVLRRNAREFVGVQETQTMLEQLEKAFPAIVKEVIPKVVNVLKLTDILQRLVEEEISIRDLRGILQALAEYGQVEADNVMLTEHVRASQRRYISHKYARGSGTLVVYLLDPNIEEAIRGSIKRTSAGAHLALEPELAQEIVQAVRTECGHLPPSAQRPVILTAMDIRRYVRKLLEYEFNPSFSVLSYQELSPELNIQPVARISTR encoded by the coding sequence ATGTCCGCCTCCAATCCAAACAGCTTCCTCTCCAAGTACTCCGACATCGTCCTGGCGATCGTGGTGGTGGCCATCGTCGGGATGATGATCGTCCCGCTGCCCACGCTGCTGCTGGACGTGCTGCTGACGCTGAACATCAGCATCTCGGTGGTGTTGCTCCTGGTGTCGCTCTACGTGCCAGCGGCCCTGCACCTGTCGACGTTCCCGACAGTGCTGCTCATCACCACGATGTTCCGGCTGTCGCTGACCATCTCCACCACGCGACTCATCCTGCTGACGGGTGACCCGGGTGAGGTCGTCATCGCGTTCGGCAACTTCGTGGTGCAGGGCAACTTCGTCGTCGGCGCCATCCTGTTCATCATCCTGGTCATCGTGAACTTCATCGTCATCTCCAAGGGCTCGGAGCGTGTCGCTGAAGTGGCCGCGCGCTTCACCCTGGATGCGATGCCCGGCAAGCAGATGTCCATCGACGCGGATCTCCGCGCCGGCACCATCGACCAGGACCAGGGCAAGAAGCGCCGCCGCGACCTGGAGCGTGAGAGCCAGCTCTTCGGCGCCATGGACGGCGCCATGAAGTTCGTGAAGGGCGACGCCATCGCCAGCATCATCATCACCGTCGTGAACATCGTCGGTGGCCTCATCATCGGCGTGACGCAGAAGGGCATGTCCGCGGGCGACGCGGCGCAGAAGTACACGCTGCTCACCATCGGTGACGGTCTGGTCGGCATGATTCCCGCCATCCTCGTCTCCACCTGCGCCGGCATCATCGTGACGCGCGTCGGTGGCGAGGAGGAGGGCGCGCACCTGGGCAAGGACGTCGGCACCCAGCTCACCGCCTACCCGAAGGCCATCGCCATCGCGGCGGGCATGCTCATCGTCCTCGGCCTGGTGCCGGGTCTGCCGAAGATTCCCTTCTTCCTCCTGGGCGCGGGTGCGGGCTTCGGCGCCTGGAGCATGCTCAAGAAGAAGAAGGACGAGCAGATGGTGGAAGAGGCCGGCCCCTCCATGATCACCGACCTGGGCACGCCCCTGTCGTCGGAGCCGGCGCCCAAGGAGCCCATCAATCCGGACTCCGAGCTCTTCATCCCCGTCGTCACGCCCATCGTCCTGGAGGTCTCCGACGCGCTGGTGCCCTACGTGGACTCGCGCCAGGACAACGGGAAGTTCCTCTTCGAGCTCATCCCCTTCATGCGCGACGGCCTCTTCGTCGAGCTGGGTGTGCGCTTCCCGGGCGTGCGCGCGCGTGGCAATGCGTCCCTGCCGCCGGGCTCGTACCAGATTCAAATCAACGAGGTCCCCGTCGTCACGGGCCAGGCCACGCTGGGCCACGTGCTCGTCAACGACACGGTGGAGCGCCTGCGGTTGATGAACATCCAGGGCTTCGAGGCCGTCAACCCGGCCACCCGTCAGCCCGCCGCGTGGGTGCCCGAGCAGCACCGCGAGACGCTGGAGGCCGCGGGCCTCACGACGTGGGACGTCCCGGGCTACATCATCCTGCACGTGGCCGCGGTGCTGCGGCGCAACGCACGCGAGTTCGTCGGCGTCCAGGAGACGCAGACGATGCTGGAGCAGCTCGAGAAGGCGTTCCCCGCCATCGTCAAGGAAGTCATCCCCAAGGTGGTCAACGTCCTGAAGCTCACGGACATCCTCCAGCGGCTCGTGGAGGAGGAGATCTCCATCCGAGACCTGCGCGGCATCCTCCAGGCCCTGGCCGAGTACGGTCAGGTGGAGGCCGACAACGTGATGCTCACCGAGCATGTGCGTGCCTCGCAGCGCCGCTACATCTCGCACAAGTACGCGCGCGGCAGCGGCACGCTCGTCGTGTACCTGCTGGACCCGAACATCGAGGAGGCCATCCGAGGCTCCATCAAGCGCACCTCGGCGGGAGCGCACCTGGCGCTGGAGCCGGAGCTGGCGCAGGAAATCGTCCAGGCCGTCCGCACCGAGTGTGGCCACCTGCCGCCCAGCGCGCAGCGCCCTGTCATCCTCACCGCCATGGATATCCGGCGCTACGTCCGCAAGCTGCTGGAGTACGAGTTCAACCCCTCGTTCTCCGTGCTCAGCTACCAGGAGCTGTCTCCCGAGCTGAACATCCAGCCGGTGGCGCGCATCTCCACCCGGTAG
- a CDS encoding RDD family protein yields MAPETLLDGTHTVLTPEYVEFRFTLAGLYSRFLAWLVDSAIVMALSLMTLMGLSFTMMAFPGIASALGIVVYFLVDWGYGIALETAWSGQTVGKRLLSLRVIQESGVRIGFYHAALRNLVRPVDRLPFLYLVGGVAAMVSGSQQRLGDMLAGTIVVRERKLKVPSAISATGEEGLLADPLFVSRVKRLSTEEREVVLTAALRREELRMDARLRLFAALGTRLQDALAMEKPAHLSDEKWTLLVAAALLPPKAARGTRPPRAQALG; encoded by the coding sequence ATGGCCCCCGAAACACTGCTGGACGGCACCCACACGGTGCTCACCCCCGAGTACGTGGAGTTCCGCTTCACCCTCGCGGGCCTGTACTCCCGGTTCCTCGCCTGGCTGGTGGACTCGGCCATCGTCATGGCCCTCAGCCTGATGACCCTGATGGGGCTCAGCTTCACCATGATGGCCTTCCCGGGAATCGCCAGCGCCCTGGGCATCGTCGTCTACTTCCTGGTGGACTGGGGCTATGGCATCGCCCTGGAGACTGCCTGGAGCGGCCAGACGGTGGGCAAGCGGCTGCTCTCCCTGCGTGTCATCCAGGAGAGCGGTGTGCGCATCGGCTTCTACCACGCCGCCCTTCGCAACCTGGTGCGTCCCGTGGACCGGCTGCCGTTCCTCTACCTGGTGGGCGGGGTGGCGGCCATGGTCTCCGGCTCCCAGCAGCGGCTGGGGGACATGCTGGCGGGCACCATCGTCGTGCGCGAGCGGAAGCTGAAGGTCCCGTCCGCCATCAGCGCCACGGGCGAGGAAGGGCTGCTCGCGGATCCGCTCTTCGTCTCGCGCGTGAAGCGGCTGTCGACGGAGGAGCGGGAGGTGGTGCTCACCGCCGCCCTGCGCCGGGAGGAGCTGCGGATGGACGCGCGCCTGCGCCTGTTCGCCGCGCTGGGCACCCGGCTCCAGGACGCCCTTGCCATGGAGAAGCCGGCGCACCTCTCCGACGAGAAGTGGACCCTGCTGGTCGCCGCGGCCCTGCTGCCGCCCAAGGCCGCGCGCGGCACCCGGCCACCGCGCGCCCAGGCCCTGGGGTGA